From the genome of Pseudomonas sp. TMP9, one region includes:
- a CDS encoding formylglycine-generating enzyme family protein, with the protein MFSLLINTQSHAFEVGSVFSDALPNDQRGPQLVVVPNGRYLLGDHSSRGNHNERPLTAIEISRPFAMGRYEVSVTDWKHYAAATATAMPDNEGWGLSAQRPVIHVSWHQSMAYSRWLSTVTGQRYRLPTEAEWEYAARADSTSDYWWGEQLDSPETQPRAHCRGCATSRLIQNKSERIGQFAANAFGLHDTAGNVWEWTASRFASPYDGSEQQVASLLDKSPRVVRGGAWNSGPSYLRSSQRDMKQAQHKDYALGFRVLREMP; encoded by the coding sequence ATGTTTAGCCTGCTGATAAACACGCAGTCTCACGCTTTCGAGGTGGGCAGCGTATTTAGCGATGCATTGCCCAACGACCAACGAGGGCCGCAACTGGTGGTTGTGCCTAACGGACGCTATCTGCTGGGTGATCACAGCAGTCGCGGTAACCATAACGAGCGCCCACTCACCGCCATCGAAATCAGCCGCCCTTTCGCCATGGGCCGCTATGAAGTGAGCGTTACCGACTGGAAGCATTACGCCGCAGCCACTGCTACAGCGATGCCAGATAACGAAGGCTGGGGCTTGTCAGCACAACGCCCGGTGATCCATGTGTCCTGGCACCAATCCATGGCCTACAGCCGGTGGCTGTCGACAGTCACCGGCCAACGCTATCGGCTGCCCACTGAGGCGGAGTGGGAATACGCCGCACGGGCGGACAGTACCAGTGACTACTGGTGGGGTGAGCAACTCGACAGCCCAGAAACCCAGCCGCGCGCGCATTGTCGCGGCTGCGCCACTTCACGCCTGATCCAGAATAAGAGCGAGCGCATAGGCCAGTTCGCCGCTAACGCGTTTGGCCTGCATGACACGGCCGGCAATGTTTGGGAATGGACGGCCTCACGCTTTGCCAGCCCCTACGACGGCAGCGAGCAGCAGGTCGCCAGCTTGCTCGACAAAAGCCCGCGCGTGGTTCGCGGCGGTGCGTGGAACAGCGGCCCCAGCTACCTGCGCAGCAGCCAACGCGATATGAAACAGGCGCAGCATAAGGACTATGCCTTGGGCTTTCGCGTGTTACGTGAAATGCCCTAA
- a CDS encoding histidine triad nucleotide-binding protein, with product MDCLFCKIVAGEIPARKLYEDEHVLAFHDIAPQAPLHFLVIPKKHISTLNDLTVEDTALAGHILFTAQRLANEQGCEAGFRVVMNCNEMGGQTVYHIHMHVMAKRQMTWPPG from the coding sequence ATGGACTGTCTATTTTGCAAGATCGTCGCTGGTGAAATACCGGCACGCAAGCTTTATGAAGATGAACACGTGCTGGCCTTCCACGATATCGCGCCGCAAGCACCGCTGCACTTTCTGGTGATCCCGAAAAAACACATCAGCACCCTCAATGATCTGACTGTGGAAGACACGGCTCTAGCCGGGCACATCCTCTTCACTGCCCAGCGCCTCGCCAACGAGCAAGGCTGTGAAGCCGGTTTTCGCGTGGTGATGAATTGCAATGAGATGGGCGGCCAAACCGTTTACCACATCCATATGCATGTGATGGCCAAGCGGCAGATGACATGGCCGCCGGGGTGA
- a CDS encoding AAA family ATPase yields the protein MKNDIHDLGLVLDSKTKLVLIESWDEARVLETLTSLAVRRGLGLQVWSVTEGLQRLGFSSQEPIDSATLEPEAALRLIKADPQPTLYVMCDLHPFLADNPRLVRLLKEIAMSELPSKPTLVLVSHACLLPPEVQRYASRFSLSLPSEEALLAIVRDEAAGWSARNRNARVRTDNRTLQQVVKNLRGLSHAEARALARNVICDDGAITQEDLPELNKTKFKLLDLDGVLSFEYDTARFAEVGGLSNLKRWLAERQSIFLEGKGVDLPKGVLLVGVQGGGKSLAAKAIAGLWGLPLLRLDFACLYNKFFGETERNLREALKLAEQMAPCVLWMDEIEKGLASGDHDGGVSQRVLGTLLTWMAERKAPVFMVATANVISRLPPELVRKGRFDELFFVDLPDASVRAEIFRIHLQRRELQPAGFDLLQLAAACEGFSGAEIEQVVVSALYAAQAQQQPVNQLMLLQSIEGTAPLSVVMAEDLSALRAWAEGRTVNA from the coding sequence GTGAAAAACGATATTCATGATTTGGGTCTGGTGCTTGATTCCAAGACCAAGCTGGTGCTGATCGAATCGTGGGACGAGGCGCGGGTGCTGGAAACGCTGACCAGCCTGGCTGTGCGCCGGGGTTTGGGCTTGCAGGTGTGGTCGGTGACCGAGGGTTTGCAGCGCTTGGGTTTCTCCTCGCAGGAACCGATTGACAGCGCTACGTTAGAGCCAGAAGCCGCACTGCGTCTGATCAAAGCTGACCCGCAGCCGACCCTGTATGTCATGTGCGACCTGCATCCATTTCTGGCGGACAACCCCAGGCTGGTGCGCCTGCTCAAAGAAATCGCCATGAGTGAGCTGCCCAGCAAGCCGACGCTGGTGCTGGTTTCCCACGCCTGCCTGCTGCCCCCGGAAGTGCAGCGTTATGCCTCGCGTTTCAGCTTGTCGTTGCCGTCTGAGGAAGCCCTGCTGGCCATTGTCCGCGATGAGGCTGCAGGCTGGAGCGCGCGTAATCGCAATGCGCGGGTGCGCACCGACAACCGCACCTTGCAGCAGGTGGTGAAGAATCTACGTGGCCTCAGTCATGCCGAAGCGCGGGCGCTGGCGCGCAATGTGATCTGTGATGACGGCGCGATCACGCAGGAAGACCTGCCGGAGCTGAACAAAACCAAGTTCAAACTACTCGACCTCGATGGCGTGCTGAGCTTCGAGTACGACACCGCCCGCTTTGCTGAAGTCGGCGGGCTGAGCAACCTCAAACGCTGGCTGGCGGAGCGGCAAAGCATCTTCCTTGAGGGTAAAGGCGTTGATTTGCCCAAGGGTGTGCTGCTGGTGGGCGTGCAAGGTGGCGGCAAGAGTTTGGCTGCCAAAGCCATTGCCGGGCTGTGGGGGCTGCCCCTGCTGCGCCTGGACTTTGCCTGCTTGTACAACAAATTCTTCGGTGAAACCGAACGCAACTTGCGTGAAGCGTTAAAGCTGGCTGAACAGATGGCGCCTTGCGTGCTATGGATGGATGAGATCGAAAAAGGCTTGGCCAGCGGCGACCATGACGGTGGAGTCAGCCAGCGCGTTCTGGGTACTCTGTTAACGTGGATGGCCGAGCGCAAAGCCCCGGTATTCATGGTGGCCACCGCCAACGTCATTTCGCGCTTGCCGCCTGAGTTGGTGCGTAAGGGCCGTTTTGATGAGCTGTTCTTCGTCGACCTGCCGGATGCATCGGTGCGCGCTGAAATTTTCCGCATTCATCTGCAGCGGCGTGAACTGCAACCGGCAGGGTTCGATTTGTTGCAACTGGCGGCTGCGTGTGAGGGCTTCTCCGGCGCGGAGATTGAGCAGGTGGTGGTCAGTGCCCTGTATGCCGCGCAAGCCCAACAGCAGCCGGTTAATCAACTGATGTTGCTGCAAAGCATTGAGGGCACAGCGCCGTTGTCGGTGGTAATGGCTGAAGACTTGTCCGCCTTGCGTGCTTGGGCCGAGGGTCGCACTGTTAATGCGTAA
- a CDS encoding SDR family oxidoreductase, giving the protein MSRYALITGASSGIGLALAEALARRGRNLILVARQRDALESIACELTQRFSVEVLFRACDLSQPLRLSGLLHELEESALHIDLLVNNAGIGTAGAYVTQDWACERQLIELNVLALARLCHAIGTVMAGQGSGQILNVASVAGFQPGPGMSNYYASKAYVLHFSEGLREELKAYGVGVSVLCPGPTRSGFFRRANMDVNALQGSKLMMSAEEVALITVRALAKNRAIIIPGWRNRLLAFCPRLAPRWLVRRISARLNRHFGKPV; this is encoded by the coding sequence ATGAGCCGTTACGCGCTGATCACCGGCGCCTCCAGTGGTATTGGCCTGGCCCTGGCTGAGGCCCTCGCCCGGCGTGGTCGTAATCTGATTTTGGTGGCTCGCCAACGCGACGCACTGGAAAGCATCGCGTGCGAGCTGACTCAGCGTTTCTCAGTGGAGGTGTTGTTCCGTGCCTGCGACCTCAGCCAACCGCTGCGCCTCAGCGGCCTGCTGCATGAGCTGGAGGAAAGCGCCCTGCATATCGACCTGCTGGTGAACAACGCCGGCATCGGCACCGCAGGTGCATACGTGACCCAGGACTGGGCTTGCGAACGACAGCTGATCGAACTGAATGTGCTGGCGCTTGCCCGCCTTTGTCACGCCATTGGCACGGTTATGGCTGGCCAAGGCAGTGGGCAGATCCTTAACGTCGCCTCCGTTGCCGGTTTCCAACCCGGCCCCGGCATGAGCAATTACTACGCGAGCAAAGCGTACGTGTTGCATTTCTCCGAAGGCCTGCGCGAAGAACTTAAAGCCTATGGCGTCGGTGTTTCAGTGCTGTGTCCAGGGCCAACCCGCAGTGGCTTTTTCCGCCGTGCAAATATGGACGTAAACGCCCTGCAAGGCAGCAAACTGATGATGAGCGCCGAGGAAGTGGCACTCATTACCGTCAGGGCCTTGGCGAAAAACCGCGCGATCATCATCCCCGGTTGGCGTAATCGCTTGCTCGCCTTTTGCCCGCGTCTGGCACCGCGCTGGTTGGTACGGCGAATCAGCGCGCGGCTGAATCGCCACTTCGGTAAGCCTGTTTAG